The Nostoc sp. UHCC 0926 nucleotide sequence TAAGAGGGTTAATCAGCTAGCTCATTATTTACAAAAACAGGGTGTCACAGAAGAAACTCTTGTAGCCATTTGTCTAGAACGCTCACCAGAAATGGTTGTAGGAATTTTAGCTGTTCTTAAAGCTGGTGGTGCATACATTCCCCTCGATCCGAGTTATCCTGTGGAGCGTCTTGGCTTTATGCTCTGTGATTCCCAAGCATCGCTGTTAATCACTCAACAGGAGATATTAGAAAAGCTCCCAACTTCTTCAGTTAAAACTGTTTACTTGGATATCTACAAAAACGAAATTGCTGAAGAAAGTGTGGAAAATCTGATCAATTCCTCAAAAGCTGATCATCTCGCCTATATTATCTACACTTCTGGCTCTACTGGAACTCCTAAAGGCGTTCTCGGAACTCACCGAGGTATAGTCAATGGCTTGTATTGGTTGTGGAAAACCTATCCCTTCACAGAAGGGGAAGTTTGTTGCCAGAAAACAGCTATTAGTTTTGTAGACTCAGTATGGGAGATTTTTGCTCCCTTACTTCAGGGGATTCCCACTGTCATTATTCCCGATGCGATTGTCAAAGACCCACAATTGTTCGTAGAAACTCTAGCAGATCACAAAGTTACGCGCATTGTACTTGTGCCCTCACTGTTGCGCTTACTTTTGGATAGCTACAGTTATCTCATCCAGAATTTGTTGCATCTCAAACTCTGGATCACCAGCGGCGAAGCACTGTCTGTTAAGTTAGCTCAAACTTTCCGAGAATTGATGCCATCTGCAAAACTAATCAACCTTTACGGCTCATCGGAAGTTTCTGCCAACGTCACTTACTACGACACTAGTTTATTGCCAGATCAACCGAACAGTGTTCCCGTTGGTCGCCCTATTGATAATAATCTGGTTTATGTGTTGAACAGCCATTTGCAACTAACGCCTGTAGGAGTTGTTGGCGATCTCTATATTGGTGGTGATGGATTAGCAAGGGGATATTTGCATCGAACTGAATTAACTCAGCAACGATTTATCGATAACCCTTTTGTCCCAGGAACCAAACTTTACAAAACTGGTGACTTGGTGCGTTACCTTAACGATGGTAATCTTGAGTACTTAGGTCGCCGTGATGACCAAGTCAAAATCCGTGGCTTTCGGGTGGAACTGCGAGAAATTGCTTCGGCGGTCGCACAACATCCAGATGTGCAAGAATCTGTTGTCGTTCTCCGAGATGATATTCAAGGCGATCGGTGTCTCATCGCTTATGTAGTCACAGATAAGCAAGAGGTAGTACCATACCTAACCAGCTACTTGCAAAATAAACTGCCAAATTATATGATACCGTCTGCTTTCGTAGTATTGGATGCAATACCCCTGACACCCAATGGCAAAGTAGACAAGCGCTCGCTTCCTACCGAGGACAGTATCCGAGCAAACGCCACGAAATCCTTCGTTGCTCCCCAGAATTTTACGGAATTGAGTTTGGTGAAAACTTGGGAAAATCTCCTGAATACTAGTCCGATTGGAGTAACAGATAACTTCTTTGACTTGGGCGGTCATTCATTTTTAGCTGTTCGCTTAATGGCTCAAATTCAGGATCGATTTGGGCACAATCTTCCCCTATCTACTCTTTTTGAAAACCCGACAATTGAAAAACTAGCAACTATTGTCAGTCAGTCTGGCAGTGAGAGTTCCAATTCTCATCTGGTTGCAATTCAGTCGAATGGTTCCAAGATTCCTTTCTTCTGCATGCATGGCGCTGGTGGAGGAGTTCGTCACTACTTTAACTTATCCAGAAGACTTGGTGAAGACTATCCATTTTATGCCTTGCAAGATCCCTCTTCACAAGAGGAACCAGAAATTATTTCGGTGGAGGAGACAGCAGCTCGTTACCTCCAAGAAATTCGTCAAATACAACCAAATGGTCCTTATCTTTTAGGTGGTCACTGTTATGGTGGTGTCCTTGCTTTTGAAATGGCGCAACAATTGCAAAGGCAGGATGAAACGCTAGCTTTATTAGTTGTCATCGATACCATAATCCCAGAATTTGCTATAAAACCAGCGGAAGATGATGATGCCAAATTCTTACTCCGCATGGCTGAATCGATAAAAACTAATAATAACATAGACTTTTCTCTTCCTTTTGAGGAACTGAAATATTTGCCATTAAAAGAGCAATTTCATCTAGTGAATAAAAAAGCTAATTTTATCTTTAGTGATACAGAGATTAAGAATTTTCTGAGCCATTACAAACTATTCAAAGCTCATATCCAATCTATGCGAGATTACGTTCCGCAGGTTTATCCTCACTCAATGACTCTGTTGAGAGCTAAAGAGGAAATTATTCATGACTTTAAAAATCCAGAGTTTCATACTGATGATCCATTACTAGGATGGGGGAAATGTTCTAGTCAACCTATTGATGTCATTGAAGTTCCAGGGGATCATTTCTCAATGTTAGTCGAACCGAATATTCAGAAGTTAGCTAAGAAATTGAGAATTTGTATTGATAATGCTTTGTGTAATGTAGTATAAAGGATGAGAGTATATATCGATGACACTACCCCCAGGACCGAAAACCCCCAGTTGGCTGTTGAATCAGCAATTCAAGGCTGACCCCTTTGGTTATATGGATGCTATTTCCAGACATTATGGCGATGTCGTCACCATAATGTCTGGTTCTACATCAATAGTTTATGTCAGCAATCCCTCAGGAATTAAACAGATTTTCACCAATGCAAAAGAGATTATAGCTCCTGGTACATTGAACCAAGGTTTCGTCCTAACGACAGGAAACCAAGGAATACTTCAACTTGATGGCTTGCGCCACAAACATCGACGCAAGCTTTTAATGCCTGCCTTTCACGGTGGGCGGATGCAAGCCTGTGGACAACGGATCTGCGAACTCACAGAAAAAATCATGAGTCAACAGGCAATGGGAAAACCTTTTGTGGTCTACCCTACAATTGAAGATATCACCCTGCGGGTGAGCATAGAAGTTGTCACAGGTTTACAAAAGGCAGAGCAATACGAAAAACTCAGGCAGCTGTTTTCTTCTTTGATAAAACATGTACAATCTCCTGTTGTCAATATTTTTAGGAATCTCCCCTTTGGACAACAGAATTTAGGGCGATGGAGTCCGCAAGGATACCTCCTTCACCTAAGGCAAGAAATTTTCGATTTACTTTACGCTGAAGTTAAAGAGCGCCGCAAGCAAGCAGATTCCTCATGCACTAACATCCTTTCCGACCTAGTATTGGCAAACGATGAAACAGGTGAATTATTAAGCGATGAAGAGGTGCGCGACCTCCTATTATCGCCCATAATAGCAGCTCAAGATGCTTCAGCAACGGCTCTAGCTTGGTCTTTGTACTGGATTCACCGTTTACCTTCTGTAAGATCGCAACTACTCCACGAACTCGATAGTCTTGGTGAGTCACCAAATCCAAAAAGGATTCTCGAACTACCTTACCTCAATGCTGTTTGTAACGAAGTTTTGCGAATTTACCCAACTCAGTTATTTACATTTCCAAGGTTGGTAGAGTCACCAGTTGAGGTAATGGGTTATGAGTTAAGTCCAGGTACGGTGCTCATTGGTAATATTTATTCAACCCATCAGCGTGAGGATTTATATCCAGAATCGAAAGAATTTAAGCCAGAGCGTTTTCTGGAGCGACAATACTCTCCCTATGAATTTCTGCCCTTTGGTGGTGGTGCTCGTGTTTGTATCGGAGCAACTTTTGCTCTATTTGAAATGAAGCTGGTGTTGGCGACGATTCTTTCGCGCTATCAATTAGCGCTGCTTGATAAGCGACCAGCGCGACCAATGTTTGATGGTCTCCTTTGCCACCCGGCTGGTGGCGTGAAGATGGTTATGCATAGTCGGCGTCAGCGCCAAAGGCAGCCACAGGATCTGATTACTGACTCAGTTTAGCAACTATTGATAATTAAACCGATCACCAATTAAAAGTACTGATGCAACTACCCCCAGGACCAAAAACCTCTACCTGGCTGCTGAATCTGCAATTTGCAGCTGATCCCTTTGGCTACATGGATGCCATTGGCAAACGATATGGTGATATTTTCACTATTATGGTTGGTTCTACACCTGTAGTGATAGTGAGCAACCCACAGGGAATTAAAGAGATTTTTACAAAAAAAGAGATTATATCTCCTGGTGAGTTGAACCGAGGACTGTCCGTGCTGGACGCGCACAACGGCTTACTCTCGATTGATGGCTTACGCCACAAGCATCGGCGTAAGCTATTAATGCCTCCTCTTCACGGTGAGCGGATGCGAGTTCACGGGCAGCAAATCTGTGCTCTCACAGAGAAAGTCATGAACGAGCGGGCAATTGGCAAACCCTTTTTGGTCTTTCCCACCATGCAAGTTATTGCCCTGCAAGTGATATTGGAGGTATTGTTTGGCTTGGATAATGGAGAGCGTTACAAACAAATCGGGCAACTGATTTTTTCTACGCTAAGTTTTTTGCGCTCTCGCTTAACGAGAATCGTCTTCTCTTTTCCATACCTGCAACAGGATTTAGGTCGCTGGAGTCCATGGGGATACTATCTGAGGCTCCGGCAAGAATTTGACCAACTTGTCTACACCGAAATCAACGAACGCCGTGAGCAACCAGAGCGCTCTCGTAGTGATATTCTCTCCCAGCTAGTCTTTGCCCAAGATGAAACGGGTGAGTCCTTGACAAATCGGGATGTACGCGATTTGCTACCCTCATTCATAATAGCTGGTAGGAATACTGAAGCAAGTGCAATAGCTTGGGCTTTGTACTGGATTCACAAGAAACCCGCAGTTCGTGACCAACTGCTCCAAGAACTTGATAGCCTTGGTGAATGCCTCGATCCCATAAGCATTGTCGGACTACCGTACCTTAGTGCTGTCTGTAATGAAGTTTTGCGGATTAACCCAATTCAGATACAAACTCTACCACGAAGGGCAGAATCACCAATCGAGCTCATGGGCTATGAATTGAGTCCGGGGACAATACTCAGAGGCGGTATTTATTTAACCCATCAACGTGAGGATTTATACCCAAATCCGAAGGAATTTAAGCCCGAGCGTTTTTTAGAGAGACAATTCTCACCTTATGAATTTTTGCCGTTTGGTGGCGGCGCTCGTCGTTGTCCAGGCGAGGCTTTCGGTTTGTTTGAAATGAAGCTAGTATTGGCAACGATTCTTTCACGCTACCAATTAGCGCTGGTAGACACAAAACCAGAGCGACCAATGCGCTTAGGTCTCAATTATGCCCCTGCTAGAGGCTTGAAGATGGTCATAGTCGGTCAACGTCAGCGCCCAGCCAAGCCACAACAGTTCGTTGTTGGTTCAGTTTAACGCCTGGAGTTTGTTTTTTGTTCAGTAGACATATTTGAGATTTCTGGCTTTGTACTAGGACGGCTAAATATTTATTCATCATGGAGGTAACAGATATGGTTCAGAGTACAAAAGGGGCTGTGGTGATCACAGGAACATCTACAGGTCTCGGTCGAGTAACTGCCCTCTTGTTGGACAAGCAAGGGTATCATGTCTTCGCTGGAGTCCGCACAGAAAAAGACGCTGAATCACTAAAGCAGGCTGCATCTGGTGATTTAACACCAATCATCATGGATGTCACAAAACCAGAACAAATTCAATCTGCCTTAGAATTTGTCTCGCTAGCAGTTGGCGATGAAGGACTGTTCGGATTAGTTAACAATGCAGTTGTAGCAGTAAGCGGGCCGTGGGAGTGTATTGCGATTGATGACCTGAGATGGCAATTTGAAGTAGGTGTTTTCGGGCTGATTGCAGTCACACAGGCATTTTTACCAATGATCCGAAAAGCTAAAGGTCGGATTATTAATATTAGTGCGATCGGAGGTAGATTAGCTTCGCCATTTTTCGGTCCTTTAGTTGCTTCAAAGTTTGCCCTGGAGGCAATAACAGATTCTATGCGGATGGAATTACATTCTTCTGAAGTTGAAGTTCTTTCTATCCTAGCAAGTTCACTGAATACAGAAGTGTCTGAGAAAGTGGAGGTAATCTACCAGAAAACATTAGATAATATGTCACTTGAGACCAAAGCTATATACGGCAATTTTTACAGAAAATTTATGGAAGCAGTGGTAGAGGGAAATCGTCAAGGAATGCCACCTGAAAAAGTCGCAGATGTGATCTTGGAGACTTTGGAAGCTCGCAAACCTAAAAGGCAATATGTTATTACGGAATCAAAGTGGAATATTACAATTGGGGCATTGAAAAAAAGATTAATGTCACATGAGTATTTTTATGATTATTATTATAGTCGTCTGAAAGAAAGTTTAGGAATTGATGAATAAATAGATTGAGTTTGATTCAAGCGGTAATCTATTCAAAAATGTTTTGAGATTGAAGCAGACACATAAAAATCTGTGATAAATGTTCTAGCAATAGTGTAATTTAGGAACATTAGATTGAATCAAATGATAGTAAATATGCAAACTCAACAGACTGAGCAACTTCCCCTTACAGATTGTCGTTTTTGCTCACTGATTTCCAAAGCTAATGGAGAAGACCCAATTGGTACAGCAGGGACTTGCGACCATTGGTTAATCATGGAACTTCCACAACCTTGGCCGCAAAATCTCTTTCAGGAAAATCCAACAATCAAGCCATTAATAAGCTTATTCCAAGAGCTAACTGTCAAGCATGGGGTTAAGTTCAGACCAATTTTAATTGCTCCTGATCGCGAGTACTCTCAACCTGGTTTTACCCGTATACTGTACTACTATCGTCCTGCCAAGCTATTTTCTCAGTTTGAGAAGCAAGAGTTTGTTGTTCCAGAAGGGGAAGCCACTGCTTTGCTAACGGCAATACTCAAGCAGTTAATACAACAGCCCAACGATTTATCAAAGTTTCAGCAGTATCAACAACAAACCAGTCATATTCGCGAACTCATGGTTTGCACCCATGCTCAAGTTGACCTTGCTTGTGGAAGATTTGGGACTCCTCTGTATCGTCAGCTACGTAAGGAATATGCGCCTGCTTCCAATGGAAAGTTAAGAGTGTGGCAAACGACTCATTTTGGAGGTCATCAGTTTGCTCCCACTCTAGTTGATTTACCTCAAGGCTGCTTATGGGGACATTTAGAACCAGAAGTATTGGATTTACTGGTGAACAGAAATGGTTCAGCTTTAGGCTTACGTCAATTCTATCGAGGATGGGCGGGTTTAAGTAAGTTTGAGCAAATTGTTGAGCGCGAAATTTGGATGCAGTTGGGTTGGACTTGGTTTGATTATTTGAAAACTGGTCAAGTCCTAGCAAAAGAACTCGATGAAGAGCATCATGTCGATGAAGAGCATCATGTCGATGAAGAGCATCATGTCGATGAAGAGCATCATGTCGATGAAGATCATCCGGTCTATTGGGCTGATGTGCGTATTGATTTCACCACAACCGATAGCAATATATCAGGTGCTTATGAAGCCAAAGTTGAAGTTTGTGATGAGGTAATAAGTGCATTAAACTCAGCAAAACAGATGGAATTACAAGCGGTTAAGCAGTACCGGGTTAGCTGTTTAGTCAAGGTTGAGTAAGTAGCAAAAGCCGAGAATCTAAAAATGACTTCACAAAAACAATCTCAACTGACAAATGAGATCCTCCAAGGTAATCTCGTTAAACTCATGCTCAAGTTATCAATCCCCAGTATTGGGGGAAAGCTTGTACTAGGCTTGACTCCTTTTATTGATGCTTTATTTGCAGGGCAATTCATTGGTAAAACTGCTATTGGTGGTATAACTCTTGCTTTACCATTCATTGCTATCGTGGCTGGTTTGACTGATTTAGTTGGAGTAGGTTCTGCTTCTATTTTTAGTAGAGCTATTGGTTCTGGAGATATCAAAACTCAGTCCAAAGTCTTTGGTAATTTAGTAATAATGAGTGTTGTTATTTCCTTTGTTATCACAATTATTAGCTACACTTTTGCTGAAGAATTAATTGTATTCATAGGAGGTCGTGGGGAAGTAGCTTCTGCTGGAACAGAATTTTTGAAGACTTATGTGCTTAGTTCGGTATTTTCTACTGTAGGAATTGCTTGTAATTATCTCATTAAAGCAGAAGGTAAACTCAGAATTTCTCTCATACTTGCTATTATTTATTTTATTATTAATCTGATTTTTAATACTATCTTTATTAATATTTTTCATTGGGAAATCCTGGGATTAGCCCTGGCTACAGTTATTGCAATGGCGGCTTACTGTCTTGGAGTATTAACTTATTATTTTTCTGGTAAAAGTTTGATAAAAATTAATTTTGATATGTTGAAATTATCAAACAAATTAATAGCGGAAGTTATATCAGTAGGAAGTTCAAATTTATTAATACCAGTACTTGGTTTAATTCAAAGTTTTGTCGTTTTAAAATCAATTTCTCATTATGGAACACAGAATGATATAGCTTTTTTTGGAGCAACAGTAACATTGACCTCATTGACACTCATTCCCTTAAATGGGTTTACACAAGCTTTGCAACCTGTGATTGGTATAAATTATGGAGCCAGAAATTATGACAGAATCAAAAAATCTTATTTGATTTTTATCATTTGCACAACTGGTTTATTAACATTATTTTGGCTTTCTATACAGCTATCTCCAAAAACGTTTCTAAGCTTACTTTTGCCTAACGTTAATTTCACTCAAAATGATTTCTTCAACTTTCGTATTATGAGTTTTTTAATACCAATGATGCCGATTGTTCAATTTGGTGCAATTTTATTTCAATCTCTAGGAAAAGGTAAAATTGTTTCAGTAATAGTTTTCTTAAAGAGTTTATTATTTTTTATTCCATCAATACTTATTTTTAGCAAATTAATGGGTATAAAAGGTATATACATTGGAAGTGTTGTCAGTGATTTTTTAGTTTTACTAATAGCATTGGTATTAACAGTTATAGAATTTCAGCAGTTAAACAAAATGCTAGTTAAAATATATCATTCCTAAATTATATATTTTAAATAACTATTGAAGTTATTGTCTCGCATTATATCCAGATGAATACTTGAAAGTAAGGTAAATTCTCTCTTAATGTTTTCAAAATACCAACACCCAAGGAATTTAGTTAAAAATTATGGTTTTATCAGACTCTAAGCCTAGCGAGACGCAATCTCCGCTCTCTCCTATACAATGGGTACACGCTTACTGGGTTTCACGGTGTATCTATGTAGTTGCGAAACTTGGTATTGCTGATTTGCTCAAAGACGGTTCGCAACACTGCGATGCTTTGGCTGCTGCGACGAATACCCACAGTAA carries:
- a CDS encoding SDR family NAD(P)-dependent oxidoreductase codes for the protein MVQSTKGAVVITGTSTGLGRVTALLLDKQGYHVFAGVRTEKDAESLKQAASGDLTPIIMDVTKPEQIQSALEFVSLAVGDEGLFGLVNNAVVAVSGPWECIAIDDLRWQFEVGVFGLIAVTQAFLPMIRKAKGRIINISAIGGRLASPFFGPLVASKFALEAITDSMRMELHSSEVEVLSILASSLNTEVSEKVEVIYQKTLDNMSLETKAIYGNFYRKFMEAVVEGNRQGMPPEKVADVILETLEARKPKRQYVITESKWNITIGALKKRLMSHEYFYDYYYSRLKESLGIDE
- a CDS encoding non-ribosomal peptide synthetase gives rise to the protein MDKQDSNLSPAKKALLEKWKGGKFQADTIPKHQSSNNIPLSFSQQRLWFIDQLYHGSSFYNIPSAFHLTGQLNITALQQSLNEIIKRHEVWRTTFALVNGQPVQHIVPEFTWELPIINLEHLSGNNWEEEIKRLAALEAKKTFNLAKGLLVRATLLRLGEQEHVFLLTMHHIITDGWSIGVFLRELATLYATFSTNQPSPLLELPIQYADFAIWQRDRLQGELLKTQLSYWKQQLSGELPVLKLPTDRPRPDVTTFTGAKQYFTFSKTLTDALNQFSQLEDTTLFMTLLAAFNILLYHYTEQEDILIGSPIANRNRAELEGMLGLFVNTLVFRNNLGGNPSFRELLHRVRECTLSAYAHQDLPFEMLVEELQPERDLSRNPLYEVMFVLQNTPMAVQSVSGLTLRTLQFDSGTTQLDIFLSMSQSQQGLTGFLEYNTDIFEDATITRFISNFQALLESIVANPKQRIYELSPLTATEQEQLLFEWNQTRADYPQETSLHQLFEQQVEQSLDALALISQSEQLTYCQLNKRVNQLAHYLQKQGVTEETLVAICLERSPEMVVGILAVLKAGGAYIPLDPSYPVERLGFMLCDSQASLLITQQEILEKLPTSSVKTVYLDIYKNEIAEESVENLINSSKADHLAYIIYTSGSTGTPKGVLGTHRGIVNGLYWLWKTYPFTEGEVCCQKTAISFVDSVWEIFAPLLQGIPTVIIPDAIVKDPQLFVETLADHKVTRIVLVPSLLRLLLDSYSYLIQNLLHLKLWITSGEALSVKLAQTFRELMPSAKLINLYGSSEVSANVTYYDTSLLPDQPNSVPVGRPIDNNLVYVLNSHLQLTPVGVVGDLYIGGDGLARGYLHRTELTQQRFIDNPFVPGTKLYKTGDLVRYLNDGNLEYLGRRDDQVKIRGFRVELREIASAVAQHPDVQESVVVLRDDIQGDRCLIAYVVTDKQEVVPYLTSYLQNKLPNYMIPSAFVVLDAIPLTPNGKVDKRSLPTEDSIRANATKSFVAPQNFTELSLVKTWENLLNTSPIGVTDNFFDLGGHSFLAVRLMAQIQDRFGHNLPLSTLFENPTIEKLATIVSQSGSESSNSHLVAIQSNGSKIPFFCMHGAGGGVRHYFNLSRRLGEDYPFYALQDPSSQEEPEIISVEETAARYLQEIRQIQPNGPYLLGGHCYGGVLAFEMAQQLQRQDETLALLVVIDTIIPEFAIKPAEDDDAKFLLRMAESIKTNNNIDFSLPFEELKYLPLKEQFHLVNKKANFIFSDTEIKNFLSHYKLFKAHIQSMRDYVPQVYPHSMTLLRAKEEIIHDFKNPEFHTDDPLLGWGKCSSQPIDVIEVPGDHFSMLVEPNIQKLAKKLRICIDNALCNVV
- a CDS encoding cytochrome P450, which translates into the protein MQLPPGPKTSTWLLNLQFAADPFGYMDAIGKRYGDIFTIMVGSTPVVIVSNPQGIKEIFTKKEIISPGELNRGLSVLDAHNGLLSIDGLRHKHRRKLLMPPLHGERMRVHGQQICALTEKVMNERAIGKPFLVFPTMQVIALQVILEVLFGLDNGERYKQIGQLIFSTLSFLRSRLTRIVFSFPYLQQDLGRWSPWGYYLRLRQEFDQLVYTEINERREQPERSRSDILSQLVFAQDETGESLTNRDVRDLLPSFIIAGRNTEASAIAWALYWIHKKPAVRDQLLQELDSLGECLDPISIVGLPYLSAVCNEVLRINPIQIQTLPRRAESPIELMGYELSPGTILRGGIYLTHQREDLYPNPKEFKPERFLERQFSPYEFLPFGGGARRCPGEAFGLFEMKLVLATILSRYQLALVDTKPERPMRLGLNYAPARGLKMVIVGQRQRPAKPQQFVVGSV
- a CDS encoding MATE family efflux transporter yields the protein MTSQKQSQLTNEILQGNLVKLMLKLSIPSIGGKLVLGLTPFIDALFAGQFIGKTAIGGITLALPFIAIVAGLTDLVGVGSASIFSRAIGSGDIKTQSKVFGNLVIMSVVISFVITIISYTFAEELIVFIGGRGEVASAGTEFLKTYVLSSVFSTVGIACNYLIKAEGKLRISLILAIIYFIINLIFNTIFINIFHWEILGLALATVIAMAAYCLGVLTYYFSGKSLIKINFDMLKLSNKLIAEVISVGSSNLLIPVLGLIQSFVVLKSISHYGTQNDIAFFGATVTLTSLTLIPLNGFTQALQPVIGINYGARNYDRIKKSYLIFIICTTGLLTLFWLSIQLSPKTFLSLLLPNVNFTQNDFFNFRIMSFLIPMMPIVQFGAILFQSLGKGKIVSVIVFLKSLLFFIPSILIFSKLMGIKGIYIGSVVSDFLVLLIALVLTVIEFQQLNKMLVKIYHS
- a CDS encoding cytochrome P450, which gives rise to MTLPPGPKTPSWLLNQQFKADPFGYMDAISRHYGDVVTIMSGSTSIVYVSNPSGIKQIFTNAKEIIAPGTLNQGFVLTTGNQGILQLDGLRHKHRRKLLMPAFHGGRMQACGQRICELTEKIMSQQAMGKPFVVYPTIEDITLRVSIEVVTGLQKAEQYEKLRQLFSSLIKHVQSPVVNIFRNLPFGQQNLGRWSPQGYLLHLRQEIFDLLYAEVKERRKQADSSCTNILSDLVLANDETGELLSDEEVRDLLLSPIIAAQDASATALAWSLYWIHRLPSVRSQLLHELDSLGESPNPKRILELPYLNAVCNEVLRIYPTQLFTFPRLVESPVEVMGYELSPGTVLIGNIYSTHQREDLYPESKEFKPERFLERQYSPYEFLPFGGGARVCIGATFALFEMKLVLATILSRYQLALLDKRPARPMFDGLLCHPAGGVKMVMHSRRQRQRQPQDLITDSV
- a CDS encoding sucrase ferredoxin yields the protein MQTQQTEQLPLTDCRFCSLISKANGEDPIGTAGTCDHWLIMELPQPWPQNLFQENPTIKPLISLFQELTVKHGVKFRPILIAPDREYSQPGFTRILYYYRPAKLFSQFEKQEFVVPEGEATALLTAILKQLIQQPNDLSKFQQYQQQTSHIRELMVCTHAQVDLACGRFGTPLYRQLRKEYAPASNGKLRVWQTTHFGGHQFAPTLVDLPQGCLWGHLEPEVLDLLVNRNGSALGLRQFYRGWAGLSKFEQIVEREIWMQLGWTWFDYLKTGQVLAKELDEEHHVDEEHHVDEEHHVDEEHHVDEDHPVYWADVRIDFTTTDSNISGAYEAKVEVCDEVISALNSAKQMELQAVKQYRVSCLVKVE